The genomic DNA CTTATACCCAGCAATTCTCGGGCAATCCGGAAGCGACTCCAAGATACGATTACAATCAAATTCTGTATCGACTGGATCTCAATGATCCTGTGATTGTTCAATCTCTGCAGTAAATGTTATCCGGCCCATTATCACCCCCATGCATCGGATTCATCGTCCAATTCTGCCGCTTCGTCATCTTCTGAGATCGTTTCATCGACGATGGACCAGTCGTAATCATCTTCTCCGCCGGGGACGTCGAGATACGAGCCGCAGTGTTCGCATTCCTGAACGGTTCCCTGCAGTGTGCCCGAATAGACATTTGATCTTGAACAGTCATCGCATTCCACGACAACTTCAGAGGCTTGAATCTGCACCAGGTCAGCTCGTCTAAGAATTTCTTCTGTGTGTTTCGTCAGTAGAATCCTCGCCTGCTCAAATTGCTCGGCATCTTTAATGCGGACTTCGTATCGTCCTGAACTCTCCGCCCCTGCATACGCAGTAACCGTCATGCCAAAAGCATCGCCCTGGGGTATATCGGGCTGATTTTCAATGACATTAGCTCCAACACCTTTTTCATTCAAAAAGTTAGCGATCAATTCCACTGCTTGCTCATCATCCGATTCAAAGACCAGAATCGATTGCGAATCAGCCATAATTAAAACTTCCTGACAATTTAAAGAGATAACCGACATAGCCGGAATGATTTTCCAATCAAAATAGTACTGAAATCCCGAATTGAGGTCGATTCCAATCTAACGGCATATGATTTGCGTTAAACTTCTATATCACTACTGAACAGCATGTGGGTCAATCATTTCAAGGAAACGATGAGAGGGGAATACTATGCAATATATTGAAGGAATTTTGATACTAAGATCTGTTAGTTTATTAGCTTCAGGCTAAAACAGAAATATCGAATCAACGGATGATTCAAAAAAATGAACTGCAGGCTCCCAAAGTCAATTTTGGAAATGAACCTGTAGATATAGACCCGACGACAGATGATGGCGTCGATATCGATACACCTTTGGAGGGAGACAAATGAGTAATATGAATTCTCAATGTGAATCACAAATTAATGCGTTAGTAGACCTTTGTTGCGAGACTTTGCAGGGCGATCAATCAAACTTGGATCAACGAAAAGACAAGTTGATTAAGTCTCTGGTAATGAGTGGATACACACGTCATGAGGGGCCTTCACTGCAAGCAGAACTTCAATCACGTATTAAAGAGAAATGTCCTGATCCAGCCATTCATCGTGGTAGTGAACTGGCTGGAGTGACAAATCATCTTCAGGAGATCTTTGAGGAAGTCGTTCGCTTTGAAACTAAACTGCCTCATAGTAGATCCAAACCTCGTGCCGCAAATATCAGTTCGGCAACGAACGATTAAACCGATAATGAGGGAAAATCAGAATCCAGTCCTGGTCGCTAATCAAACAAGGTGGTGGATATGAATTCAGTTGGTAGTAAAACGAGCAGTTTCCTTGAATGGAAACTGCTCGTTTATTTTTTCAATGACAATTATTTCTCAACGTTGGCTTTAGGCTGTGTAATCAGAGAAACCAGAATTAAAGTTAGAAATCCAAGCGGAATCGTGACGATACCTGGCTGACTGAATGGTACCAAAGCCTCTTGAGCGCTGAGCCCATACACCTGTGTGTAAGTATCTTCTGAGAGTAAAATCCAACCCAGTGAGCTGATCATTCCCACCATCAATGCAGTGATCACGCCCTCTTTCGTTGTTCGTTTCCAGAACAATAACATAACCAGTGAAGGCAGATTCGCAGAAGCGGCTACACTGAAAGCCCAGCCTACCAGGTAACTCACATTCATTTTCTCGAAGACAATTCCCAGAACAATCGCAATGATTCCCACCCCGACCGACGAAAGTTTCGCCAGCCGGACTTGAGCGGAATCTGTCAGGGGAGTCGAGACAAATCGTCCCACTAAATCGTGAGTCACTGCTCCGGCTGAAGCCAGAATCAAACCACTCACCGTTCCCAGAACAGTCGTGAACGCAATTGCAGAAATTGCTGCAAACAGCCACTCGGCGATACTTCGTGCCAATAATGGAGCCGCCATATTGCTGTTCGTCACATCGAGAGCACCGCTCGTCATTGCTCCCAATCCAATATAAAGCGATAGCACATAGAAGAACCCAATCGAAGCAATTCCGACAATCGTACTCTTGCGGGCAGCAACTTCATCTTTCACAGTGTAATACCGGATGAGAATATGCGGCAAAGACGCGGTTCCGCAAAATAAGGCCAGCATCAGCGAGAGAAAATTCAGTTTATCAATCAAATTGTCGCTGCGAATTCCTTTGAACCGAGGATGCTCTCCCGGTCGCAACACCTGACTGCCATCAGTCTCTTTCTGATAATAAACGGTCGTTACTTCATCGCCATCACGCACAATTTGCTTAGGCCATAAAATAACTTTGCTTTTTTGCAAAGTGCTGAAGAATTCAAGAGGGCCGACTCCTTCCGTCGACTTCTCACCATCTGGAAGTTCCGACAAATATCCCACAGGATGCAAAACCGCTTCACCTTCCCCTTTTCCTTTAGGCAAACCGTTTATCAGCGTGCGCCCATCGGCTGCATCGGCAATCGACTGAGCTTCGACCAGGTAGAGACCTTCCTCTTTTTCGACTCGATGCCAGACCGTAATGGCGCCACTCGCATCCTCCTTGATTCGCAGGAAATCAGTCTCTTTCCAGGCGGGAGACTGTTCTACGATTGTCCAGCTACCATTTTGATTGAGAGTCGAGTTATCAACTAACTGAGATTGTTCAAAAGGCCCCCACGTCCGGAAGGCATGTCCATCTTTTCCTCCATCATCGACTGTAAAACCGCGATAGAGAAGCATGATCGTCAATATCGCAGAGAAAAAGACGAGGAGCGATCCTTTCAAGAACTGCACCCATGTCGTCGAAACCATTCCGGCTGTCACCACAATTAAAATGACGGTCGCGCCAACGATGACCACACCAACCCAATGATCAAAGCCCAATAATGGTGTCACCAGCGCCCCGGCTCCCACCATTTGGGGAATCAGATAAAAGATGCTGACCACCAGGGTACTAATTCCAGCGACGACCTGAATTCCGGGAGAATCGAATCGTGTATTGAGAGCATCGGCAAACGTAAACTTGCCAAGACGTTTCATCGGCTCGGCCACAATAAATAATGCGACAATCCAGCCTGCCAGATAGCCGATGGAATAGAGGAATCCGTCATATCCATAAAAGGCAATCATACCACAAATGCCGAGAAACGAAGCGGCTGAGAGATAATCTCCTGCGAACGCGACTCCGTTTACAAACCAGGGGATTTGCCCATGAGCCGCAAAATAACCGGCTGAGGATTTTGCTTTTCCACCCAACCAGAAACTCAGTCCCAGAGTTACTCCCACAAATCCAAAAAAGACGACGACCGCGAGTACGGAAGGTTCGTAAATCATGCCTGTCCCTCCTTACTGTTGTCAACTGAAGTTGAGGATGCAGGGCGACAGAGCGAGCCATACAAAAACGCCAGAAAGATAGCTAAGCCAATCAGACCAAAACCATACCAGATCGCCAGATTCACTCCCGCCAGCGGAGTCCATTCCATCCATTGAGGTGTAAAAATATTGATTAACATGAATCCGGAATAAAAGATCAAATAGATGACAAACAACGTCATCGCGATCCGACCATTATGCGTGCTGAGCATGGTGACCCTTTGAAACTTTGCGAAGTGAGAACATCGAATTGAGACATCATGAATGCTTGATGTGAGTGGTCAGCATAACGTCCCCACTTTCCCGGGAAAACCGAGTTTGCTAAAAACATCGAACTCGTGATGATTGAAGACAATAAGACAAGTAAAAACGCGACCGAGTGGACGTGATTGCATATTCGAAAAAATGTCCAAAACTTTCCGCACTATAAAATTGAAACTGCCGACTGCCGTATGAATAATTCAAATCTACTAAAATCGATTCCCTGGGAAAGTTCGTCTGTTCGCGAGACCGAATTGCTGGCTCAGCAATTGGCAGTGTTGGTGGAACCCGGGTTGGTGATTGGCCTGAATGGATCGTTAGGTGCCGGCAAAACCTGCTTTGTCCGAAAGTTTGCCGAGACTTTGGGTGTTGATCCTAACAGTGTTAACAGCCCGACTTACGTCATCGTGCAACACTATCTGGGAGATTATTTGCTGCATCATTTCGATTTGTATCGAGTCGAAACGGAAGATGAACTGGAAGAAATTGGAGCCGATGAACTGTTTGAAGGGCAGGGGATCTGCCTCGTGGAATGGTCCAATCGGTTCACGGAATCTCTTCCTGACGACCGCCTGGAGATCAATTTTTTGTCTACCAGCGAAGACACACGAGATATTACTCTGAATGCATTTGGGAACAAATCCAGTAATATTCTTGAAAAACTGACATCACCAGAGTAGGAAAGCAAGCTAAACTCAATAACAGCAGGGATACAAAATGAGTAATAACCCTGTGATTGAGATGATGCTCAAAACCGCAG from Rubinisphaera italica includes the following:
- a CDS encoding sodium/solute symporter gives rise to the protein MIYEPSVLAVVVFFGFVGVTLGLSFWLGGKAKSSAGYFAAHGQIPWFVNGVAFAGDYLSAASFLGICGMIAFYGYDGFLYSIGYLAGWIVALFIVAEPMKRLGKFTFADALNTRFDSPGIQVVAGISTLVVSIFYLIPQMVGAGALVTPLLGFDHWVGVVIVGATVILIVVTAGMVSTTWVQFLKGSLLVFFSAILTIMLLYRGFTVDDGGKDGHAFRTWGPFEQSQLVDNSTLNQNGSWTIVEQSPAWKETDFLRIKEDASGAITVWHRVEKEEGLYLVEAQSIADAADGRTLINGLPKGKGEGEAVLHPVGYLSELPDGEKSTEGVGPLEFFSTLQKSKVILWPKQIVRDGDEVTTVYYQKETDGSQVLRPGEHPRFKGIRSDNLIDKLNFLSLMLALFCGTASLPHILIRYYTVKDEVAARKSTIVGIASIGFFYVLSLYIGLGAMTSGALDVTNSNMAAPLLARSIAEWLFAAISAIAFTTVLGTVSGLILASAGAVTHDLVGRFVSTPLTDSAQVRLAKLSSVGVGIIAIVLGIVFEKMNVSYLVGWAFSVAASANLPSLVMLLFWKRTTKEGVITALMVGMISSLGWILLSEDTYTQVYGLSAQEALVPFSQPGIVTIPLGFLTLILVSLITQPKANVEK
- a CDS encoding DUF485 domain-containing protein — encoded protein: MLSTHNGRIAMTLFVIYLIFYSGFMLINIFTPQWMEWTPLAGVNLAIWYGFGLIGLAIFLAFLYGSLCRPASSTSVDNSKEGQA
- the tsaE gene encoding tRNA (adenosine(37)-N6)-threonylcarbamoyltransferase complex ATPase subunit type 1 TsaE, whose amino-acid sequence is MNNSNLLKSIPWESSSVRETELLAQQLAVLVEPGLVIGLNGSLGAGKTCFVRKFAETLGVDPNSVNSPTYVIVQHYLGDYLLHHFDLYRVETEDELEEIGADELFEGQGICLVEWSNRFTESLPDDRLEINFLSTSEDTRDITLNAFGNKSSNILEKLTSPE